Part of the Flavobacterium sp. MDT1-60 genome, ACAAGTTCAGGAAGTTGCAGAATCTGAACCGGTAGAAAAAAAGGGTCCGAAAATCGTAAAGTTTAATAAATCAGCTTACGAGAAAAAGGTAGCTTTACAAAAAGAAAAAGAGGTTCCGTCTGAAGAAACAACTGAGACTGAGACTGAAACTGAAACTGAAACTGTAGCTACGGCTCCGGTAGCTGAAAAAGTTGAAGGAACAGCTCCGGTAAAAAAGATTAATCCAAATCAGATTAAAAATCAAAATCCGAACCAAAACCCAAATCAGAATCCAAACCAAAATGGAAACGGAAATGGGAATAACGGAAACCAAAATCCAAACCATAAAAATAAAAAGAATAATTTCAGAGATTCAGACTTTGAGTTTGACGGAATTATTGAAAGTGAAGGTGTTCTTGAAATGATGCCTGACGGATACGGTTTCCTGCGTTCATCAGATTATAATTATTTGGCTTCTCCGGATGATATTTATTTATCAACTTCACAAATCAGATTATTCGGTCTTAAAACCGGAGATACTGTAAAAGGAGTGGTTCGTCCTCCGAAAGAAGGTGAGAAATTTTTCCCTTTAGTTCGTGTACTAAAAATTAATGGTCACGATCCGCAGGTAGTTCGCGACAGAGTTTCTTTTGAGCACCTGACTCCTGTTTTTCCTTCTGAAAAATTTAAATTAGCCGAGAAAGGCAGTTCAGTTTCAACCCGTATTATCGATTTATTTTCTCCAATAGGAAAAGGACAACGTGGTATGATAGTCGCACAACCGAAAACTGGTAAAACAATGTTGCTAAAAGACATTGCAAACGCGATTGCAGCCAACCATCCTGAAGTCTATTTAATCGTTCTTTTGATTGATGAACGTCCTGAAGAGGTTACAGATATGCAAAGAAGTGTTCGTGGAGAAGTTATTGCTTCTACTTTTGACAGAGAGCCACAAGAACACGTGAAAATTGCCAATATTGTTTTAGAAAAAGCAAAACGTTTAGTAGAATGCGGACACGATGTTGTAATTTTATTAGACTCAATTACACGTTTGGCAAGAGCTTACAATACAGTACAGCCAGCTTCTGGAAAAGTATTAAGTGGTGGTGTTGATGCTAATGCATTACAAAAACCAAAACGCTTTTTTGGAGCAGCAAGAAATGTTGAAAACGGAGGATCTTTAAGTATTATCGCAACAGCATTGACTGAAACTGGTTCTAAAATGGATGAGGTTATCTTTGAAGAATTTAAAGGAACTGGTAACATGGAGCTTCAATTGGATCGTAAAATTGCGAACAAACGTATTTTCCCTGCAATCGATCTTACGTCTTCAAGTACACGTCGTGATGATTTATTATTAGACGAGAAAACATTACAAAGAATGTGGATTATGCGTAAATATCTATCCGATATGAACCCGGTAGAATCTATGGATTTTGTAAACGACCGTTTCAAGAAAACCAGAAATAATGAGGAGTTTTTGATTTCTATGAATGACTAGTTTTAGGAACAAAGGTTCAGAGGTTCAAAGGTTCAAAGGTTCAAAGGTTTAATTTGAAAATTCTGAATGATATATAAAAAAGGATGAGTTAGTTTTATTAACTCATCCTTTTTTTTTGATTACAAGATTCAAAACCTTTGTTCCTTTGAACCTTTGTTGCTTTGTATCTATTTTTTATTTTTTATCCACTACCGGTCTATTCTCTCTATTGGCTAAATCCCAGGCTACAACAAACGCTAATTGTGCTCTTTTTGTTAAGGCATCGTATTCGATTTTTTCTGGTTCGTCGCCTTTTCCGTGGTAATCTTCGTGAACTCCATTAAAGAAGAAAACGGCAGGAATACCAAATTTTGCAAAGTTGTAGTGGTCAGAACGCTCGTAGAAATGATTAGGATCTTTTGGATCATTAAATTTAAAATCTAAATCTAATTTGGTGTATTTGTTGTTTTGAGCTACGACAGCATTATGTAGGTCTGACGAAAGTCTGTCAGCGCCAATTACATAAACATAGTTGTTGGTTTTCGCATGTTCTACATCACGACGTCCGATCATATCGATGTTGATGTCACTAATAGTATTTGCAATTGGAAACAATGGGTTTTCAGAATAATAACGAGATCCATGCAAACCATGTTCTTCACCGGTTACATGTAAAAATAAGATAGAACGTTTTGGTCCGTGTCCGTCTTTTTTAGCTTTAGCAAATGCTTTAGCAATTTCCATAACTGCAACAGTTCCGGAACCATCATCATCAGCTCCGTTATAGATTTCTCCATTTTTAATTCCAACGTGATCATAATGCGCTGAAATTACCAAAACTTCATCTGGTTTTTCAGAACCTTCAATGTACGCCCAGATATTTTCTGAATCGGGTAAATTTTCATTACGCTTTGCATTTAAAAATGCTGCCGAAATGTGTTGGTAATAATCTGTTGCTCCTTTTGGGAACGAAATTTTATTTTTTTTGTATTGTTCAATCATGTAAAGACCTGCTTTTTTCTGTCCTTTCGAGCCAGTTTCGCGGCCTTCCATTTCATCAGACGCAACAATGTAAAGCATTTTTTTTAAGTCTTTTGCTGTAATGCTGTTCACGTATTTGGTTGGATCTGAGTTGTCTTTCGAAGCAACTGATTGTGCATTTTTACATGAAAATGCTGAAGCAATTAGTAATAGAATTACAATTTTTTTCATTTTTGGTTAGTGTAAATTGATAAATATGTAGAAAACATAGAAAATGAGTAAAAGTAGGGTAAAAAAGAAGTTTATAAAAAATAACATAACACTTTTAACAAATGAAACAAATCTTGATTCTCCATAAAAACGATGATGTGCAGGATAAAATAATAACACATCCAAAGTATTCCGACAAAATTGATAATATCAGCTATAAAAGCGACGGGGTTGTTTTCTCCCAATAATCCAAATAACTTTTGGACAATGAATAAGATGAGAAATATTAAAAGTAAAAAAGAGAAATAATGAAGGGTAAAAATGCCATGATCAAAGTAATACCATCTTTTTTTGCTATGGAAAATCCATAAAAAGAAGGCAAAGAAAGGCATTATTATGAATAATATTTTAGGGATGTTATGTAAAAATGATTCAATGAATTTTTCGATAATTTCCCTTTTGGTATTGTGTTCAGTAACAGTTACCACTTTTTCATAAGCCCAATATTCAAAATCTGAAAATTTTTCACTTTCTTTTCCATACTTCTGAATTGAGTCGATTGTTTTCATCGGCCTTAAGTCAAAAATTTTCTCGTCATTAAAAGTTTTAATTTTTCCTTTTTTCTCTTGTTTTATAAGGTTTGAAGTAATGTCTTTTTCGCTTTTACTTAGATTTTCGCTTACCTTATTCGGAAACATGGCAATCAATAAAAAAGTGATAAAACTGATGAAAATATAAAGACGAACGGGTGCCAGATAGGATAATCTTTTTCCTGATAAATATTCTTTAGTTAAAGTAGCAGGTTTAAAAAGAAGATTTTTGATTGTTTTCCAAAATGCGTTTTCATAGTGCGTTAAATCTTCAAAAAAATGAACGAACAAATGATGAAAGGTCTTTCGCGAATCTGTATTTTCCTGCCCGCAGTTTGGGCAAAATTTCTGCTCGGCAACATGCCTGCAATTGAGGCAGGTTTTATCTTTTCTAATCGGACTATGTGACATTGGTTAATTTATTGGTTTTGTTTTGATTTGGTTTAGTTATAGTTTTTATTTTTTTAGGACTTCATCGAGAAACAATTTCAAATGTTCAAATGATCTTTTAGCAGCAACCGGATTATAAGCCGCTCCTTTAGAATTATCGTTTCCTGCTTCGGGGTTGGTGAAAGAGTGAACAGAATCCGCATAATAAATCATTTGCCAATCGGCTTTTGAATCTCTCATTTCTTGCTGAAAAGCAGTAACTTCTTCTTTAGAAACATAAGGATCGTCGGCTCCGTGACAAATTAAAACTTTAGCAGTAATAGGTGTAGCAGGTCGTGCAGCATCTTTGCCTAAACCTCCATGAAATGAAGCAACTCCTTTTACGTTCAGATGACCGCGCGCAGCTTCCAAAACTCCGGTTCCTCCAAAGCAATAGCCAATAACCACAATATTATCTGCATTTGCTCCGGATTTGATTAATTCCTGTAAAGCAAGATTGATTCGTTTTTGGTAAGCCTCATAATTCGTTTTATAGAAGCCAGCTTGTTTTCCTGCTTCTGAAGTATTTTTTGGATAGTTTCCTTCTCCATAAATATCAGCGATAAAAACAGTATAGCCTAGTTTTGATAAATTCTCTGCAATTCCTTTTGAGGCATTGTCAATTCCGAGCCATGCCGGTAAAAGTAAAATACCGGGATTATTACTGCTTTTTTTAGCAGGTTTTATAGATAAACCATTTAATGCCTGACTTCCGTCAGCGTATTTTACTGGTTTTAATTGTGCGTTTATAGTGTTAGAAAACAGTATAGTAGCAAAAATAAGAAGGGCTGAATTTTTCATTGTTTTACAATTTTAAACAAATATCAGAAATATTATGTTACAAAAAAACCTCGAAAGCTATTTCTTACGAGGTTTGTAAATTATGCGATTTAAGCCAGAAATTATTCGCCTGGATGATAAGTTTTCTCGGCATTTTTTTCAACATCTTCTTTATAAAATAAGACGTCTTTAAATTCACCTTTTCGATACATTTCAGCCTGATCTGTAAAATGTTTTGAGTTTTCATCACCGTTGTTTCCTCCGGCCAGTAACGATTTTGCTTTTATCTTTGGACCAAATTCAACAGCACAGACAAAACTGTTTCCGTTATAACCATAACGTTTTTTAGAATCATTTTGATAACTGCTTTTAAATGAAGGTAAACTTCCCCAGGAACCGGGACCAAAACCAATTGGCAGACTTGATTTGGCATCATCATATTTTAAATCGATAGCACTGCCTGAACGCTGAAAACGATTAATATCTCCCCAGGCAACCTGCCAGGTTCCCCATTTCGATTTTAATTCTTTTAGCACTGTTTGCAATTGCGGAATAAGTTGATCAACTCCTGCGTTTTTTGCGAATTGTTTTGTGTTTTCAACCTGATCTAATTCACCTTCATCAATATAGGCTTTTAGAATAATTGGGTCTAATTTATACGCCCATTCAACCGCTAATGTGGTTGCTACTGAATTTTCTTTGGTATAATAATCCCAGTTTTTCAAAATTGTTACTGCTTCTGATAATTCATTATAATCATTATAATCAGATTTTATATTTTTTTCAAAAACATTTACCAGGCTCGGAATCAAAATTTCGAAAATGGATAATTTCGAATCATAACCGTCTGCGATTACTTTATCCAAAGTATATTTATCGCCTTTACTGAAAATTCGAACAGCATTTATTCCTCTAAAATTTTCTCCATCTGGTGCCATATAAGGTAGATAATTTTCTCTTTTTGGACTATTTTCTCCAGCAACAGAGTAAGGAGTAGAATTACAATTCTGCAGCCAGCCGTTTACGGGATTGTATAAATGAACGGTTTCGTTTACTTCATGTAAACCTTTCCATTGTGTTGATGAAATTGAACCATCAACAACTTTTGACCAATTCAGATTTTTATCTCTTATCGGAATAAAATTACCGTGCCAATACGCAATATTCCCTTTACTATCAGCATAAACAGTATTGTTGGAGGTGTTGGCTTTTAAATCCATTGCTTTTTTGTAATCGTCAAAGCTTTTGGATTTTGTTCGAACCCAACTCTGAATCAAACTGGTCATTGAACGATTATTTGATTTTAAACTGATCCATTTCCCGTCGCGTTTGGCCATAATTGGACCGTTGTTAGTGAAATAGGTTTTGAATTTTTTCGGAATTAGTTTTCCGTTTTCTGTATAATTAATCGTGATTTCCTTTTCGATAACAGGCAAAAGCTTTTTGTCGAATTCGTAAAATAGCTTTCCGTTTTTATTGGTGATTTTTTCGGCATACATATCCGCAACATCTACATTTGATGAGGTATGCATCCAGCCACAATTTTCATTGAATCCCTGATAAATAAAAAACTGTCCCCAGGTTACCGCTCCATAAACGTTCAAACCTTCTTCGCTGGTAATCTGAACCTCGGGTCTGAAATAAAAAGTGGTATGCGGATTAATATATAAAATAGCATTTCCATCAGCTGTTTTTGACGGTGCAAAAGCAAATCCGTTGGAGCCAGTCTGAACGTATTTTTCTCTTTCTACGTAAGCGACTTTATCATTATTTCCGGAATAAAAAGCTTTTAATTCTGCTGTAGAAAGATCAGCCGTACTAATAGCACCAATACTTCCGTCTGTCCAAAGCAATGGAAACCAGGGTTCAAAATGTGTTAAAAGTGACGGTTTTACTTCAGGATGTTTGTAGAGATAATAGTTGATTGCATCAGCATAACTATTCAGCAGTTTTTTAAGCCATAACGGTGCTTTTTTATAATCGGCTTTTGCTTCATTTACATCAATTAAAAGTTTAATTTCTAAATCATTATATAAAACAGCTTGTCCTTTAATTTCAGAAAGACGTCCCAGTTTTTCAATATAATTCATTTCGATTCTCTTGAAATCATCTTCGCATTGCGCATAAAGTAGACCGAAAACGGCATCTGAATCGGTTTTTCCATATATGTGCGGAATGCCCCAATTGTCACGAATTATGGTCGTTTGTTGTGCTAGTTTTTCTAATCGGCTGACTTCTTTTGAGTTGATTTTTTGTGCCGAAATATGAAAAGTTATACAGCAGAATAAAAAAGCTAACTTTAGTATTTTTGAGGTAAACATGCTTATTTGATATTAAATTTTTGTCCGGCGGTATAAATGCTCACTTCTAATTTTTCAATTGAAATCAGGTTGTTGTTTTTAGATTTTATAATTCCTTTCGGATTTTTAATTACAATAACCTGGCTTTCTCCAGCCACTTCAATTTGATTGTTTCGAACAATAATTGCGGTAGCTTCATCAATTCCAATTCCGGTTAAAGTTGGGAATTCAACCAAAGCAGAAAGTAAACGGTTATAACGGTTTCTCTTTAAAAAATGTTGGTCAATAACAGCCGTTTTCAATAATCCCAATCCTTCGGAAGTTTCTAAATTATCATATCGGATATTGTCAAAAGTGCCAGAATATTCTTTTTGTAATTTCTGGTTTCCGGTAATCATTTTTTCAGACATTACAGCAGCTCCTGCGCTTGTTCCGGAAATTGTGCTTCCGTTTTCGTATGCTTTTTGTATTGCTGTTTTGATTGGTGTATTTTGCACCACATTCATAAAACGACTTTGATCGCCACCGCTTATAAAAATTAGTTTTGCTTTTTGAACTGAATCTGTAAGAACTTTATTTTGCGCTGTTGCTGCATTAAAGTTCAGCATCACAATCGGGTTCGAAGTCAGCTTTACCATTTGAGTTTTAAAAAAGATAAACGAACTATCCGGTTCTTCGCTTGACATTGGTAAAACCACGATATAATCTTTTTTTGATAATTCGGCTACAGCCAAAACCTGTTTCATTAAAGCATCAGAACGATCTCCGCCGCCAATAATAAATAATTTTCCTTTTGGAGTTTGTGCCTGTAGAAAATTAAAAACGAAAAGACATAGAAATGCAATAAATTGATTCGAAGAAAATCTAAAAATAAATTTGTTTTTCATTGGATTGCTGTGGTTAAATAGATTTCTTATAAAGTAATATTTCGTTTAAAAGCACAGCCCAATTCAATAATTGAATCCGTTTTGGCGATGCCCGGAATACTATCTATTTTTTCGTAAAGAATTCTTCGCATGTGTTCGTGATTCTTTGCAATAATTTTGATGTAAAGTGTGAATGAACCTGTAACATAATAACATTCTGTGATCTCTGGAATATCTTTCAAGGCTTCAATAATTCGGTCAGAATCAGAATCTTTGTTTAGTGTTATTCCGGTAAAAGAAGCCCAGTCGTATCCAATCTTTTTTTCTTGTATAATTGGTTTTATGCCAGCAATTACGCCTTGTTCAATCATTCTGTTGATACGTTGATGCACCATCGTGTTTGATATTTTTAAATTAGCAGCAATTGCCGAAAAAGCCATTCTCCCGTCTTTTTCTAATTCCTTAATTATATTGATATCAAATTCGTCTAATGTTTCCATTCTTTATATTGAGTTTAAAACTGCCTTTTTACATCCATAAAAGTAATTATTTTTTTTAATAAAAAGCGATAAAATATCAGCTGTGCTAAAATCATATTTTACTTTTTCGGTTATAAAAATTTACATTTTGACTTATTTGATTAAAATTAAAGTCAAATATTGGTTTTTAATACCGTGAATTAATATTTTTTGATACTTTTGTAACTCTAAAAAATACAGCTCATGATTCATACTGAAAATACCCTTTCGTCAAAATCAGAAATTTTGATTGAAAAAGAAAATAAATACGGCGCTCATAATTATCATCCGCTTCCAGTTGTGCTGGAAAGGGGAGAAGGAGTATACGTTTGGGATGTTGATGGAAAAAAATATTATGATTTCTTGTCTGCTTACTCTGCGGTAAATCAAGGGCATTGCCATCCGAAAATTGTACAGGCAATGGTTGATCAGGCTCAAAAACTGACTTTAACATCACGTGCCTTTTATAATGACAAATTAGGAAATTACGAAGAATATGTAACGAAGTATTTTGGATTTGATAAAGTACTCCCAATGAATACCGGTGCCGAAGCTGTTGAAACAGCTTTGAAAGTTTGTAGAAAATGGGCGTATGAAGTAAAAGGAATTCCTGAAAATCAGGCGCAGGTGATTGTGTGTGAAAATAATTTCCACGGAAGAACCACTACAATTATTTCCTTTTCAAATGACGAAACTGCCCGTAAAAACTTTGGCCCTTTTACAGATGGATTTATAAAAATTGAATACGATAATCTTGAAGCTCTTGAAAAAGCTTTAGAGTCATCAAAAAATATTGCCGGATTTTTGGTTGAACCTATTCAGGGAGAAGCCGGAGTTTATGTTCCGTCAGAAGGGTATTTGGCGAAAGCAAAAGCTTTGTGTGAGAAACATAATGTTTTGTTTATTGCAGATGAAGTTCAGACCGGAATTGCTCGTACCGGAAAATTACTAGCCGTTCATCATGAAAATGTGCAACCTGATATTTTAATTTTAGGTAAAGCAATTTCCGGAGGTGTTTATCCGGTTTCAGCAGTTTTGTGTAATGACGAAATTATGAATGTGATTAAACCTGGACAACACGGATCTACTTTTGGAGGAAATCCTGTTGCTGCGGCTGTTGCCATTGCAGCATTGGAAGTGATAAAAGAGGAGAAACTAGCAGAAAATGCAGAACGTATAGGAATCATTTTAAGAAAAGGATTAAATGAAATTGCTGAAAGAAATAATCTGATTACACTCGTTCGCGGAAAAGGTCTATTGAATGCCATCGTAATTAACTGCGGAGAAGATTCTGATTTAGCCTGGGAAATTTGCCTAAGATTCAGAGACAACGGATTATTAGCAAAACCAACACACGGAAATAAAATCAGATTAGCTCCGCCGTTGGTAATGACAGAAACTCAAATTCAGGAATGTCTTGAAATTATTGAGAAATCATTGAATGATTTTAGAGATTAAATTTATTCTATCATAGAGACAAAAGCTGTAAGATCTTCTTGCAGCTTTTTTTTATAGCAGTATGAAATTATGTAACAAGTGAAAATAATTATATAATTTTTAAACCAGTATCATAAGTAGTTTTGGATATCTTCAAAAGAAAAGGAAAACTAATCGTAAATCGTTTTTTATTTCATTTCAAAAGAGATAGGCAGACAATCAAAAACTGAATTATAAATTTAAATTCAATTTCACAAATGGCTTATTCAAATACTGATTTAACACGTTTTTTAGATGCACAGAATAAACTTTATCTGACCGCTTTTTCTGAAATTAAAAAAGGAAAAAAGAGACACACTGGATGTGGTTTATTTTTCCTCAAGTAAAAGGATTAGGAAAAAGTACTATCGCTAAATATTATGCTTTGGCAGATCTTAACGAGGCAGAAGAGTTTCTTAATCATCCGGTTTTGGCAAAACATTTGATTGAAATTTCAGCGCTTTTGCTAACATTTAAAACAAAATCAATTGAAGCAATTTTGGGAGAATTAGATGCTCGCAAATTACGCTCTTCAATGACTCTTTTTTCTCAGGTCGAAAATGCCAATCCGGTATTTCAGGAAATATTAGATACTTTTTTCTCCGGTTATTCAGATACCTTAACTTTGTCAATTATTGAAGCGTCTGGAGAAATTGCTATGGCATCGTAAATTTTGCTTTCTGTAAAAAATAGATTTTATATTAATTTTCAACCTTATTTATAAAATCATATAAAAAAAATCATCCCACCTAAGGCGGGATGATTTTTTAAGTTTATACAATTTTCAGATTAACTGCTATAACCTGGATTTTGTGTAATTTTTTTGTTGGCATCTGTTTCGCTTAATGGAATAGGGAATACCAATTCATCAGCATCAAAAGGCAACACATTAGAACCATCTCCATTTGTACTAATATCGATAGAACGTTTTGTTCTGCGAATATCATGGATTAAAAACCCTTCCATTCCCAATTCTAATTCGCGTTCCAATAAAATATCATCAATTGTTACTGTAGCTAAATCATCAGCATTTGCTCTTGTTCTGATAATATTAATGTCGTCAAGAGGTGTATTTCCTAATGCTGTTCCTGCTCTTAAATTAGATTCCGCTCTTATTAAATACATTTCGGCTAAACGAATGATTCCAACATTCCCAAACTGATCTGTAAATTTAGAGGTCAAAAGTCTGCCATTATCTTCATTTACATAATTAAATGTTGCTCTGTCATCAGGATCACTAAATTTTTCTAAATAGGCATCTCTGATAGTAAAATCACCACCACGACCTCCATTATCTTCAGAAGCATAAAAAGTTACTGCATCGTTTACACCAGTTTGTTTTGTAATCTGAATGGCAAATACATCTTCGTCTTTATCCGTTTCATGATTAAAAGCACCTGCGTAGGTTTCTGATAATGAATGTCCACTATTTTCGATCACATCGTTTGCAGCATCTCTTGCCAAGGCATAATTTCCTTGTTGCAGGTACACTCTCGCCAACAAGGCTCTCGCAGCATATTTATCAGCATAAAAGCTGTTTTCTTCCGGAAGGTTGGTATAGGCCAGATTTAATCCGTCAATAATTACTTTGTAAA contains:
- the rho gene encoding transcription termination factor Rho; its protein translation is MFDISALKEMKLSELQEIAKLAKTIKFNGVKKETLISQILAHQEATEKPPVNVAPQAEITDDKPKRARILPVKKAAISKNAPVLEFDKVEEPADKIAETPEKAATPKISKPNTKIQPTQQVQEVAESEPVEKKGPKIVKFNKSAYEKKVALQKEKEVPSEETTETETETETETVATAPVAEKVEGTAPVKKINPNQIKNQNPNQNPNQNPNQNGNGNGNNGNQNPNHKNKKNNFRDSDFEFDGIIESEGVLEMMPDGYGFLRSSDYNYLASPDDIYLSTSQIRLFGLKTGDTVKGVVRPPKEGEKFFPLVRVLKINGHDPQVVRDRVSFEHLTPVFPSEKFKLAEKGSSVSTRIIDLFSPIGKGQRGMIVAQPKTGKTMLLKDIANAIAANHPEVYLIVLLIDERPEEVTDMQRSVRGEVIASTFDREPQEHVKIANIVLEKAKRLVECGHDVVILLDSITRLARAYNTVQPASGKVLSGGVDANALQKPKRFFGAARNVENGGSLSIIATALTETGSKMDEVIFEEFKGTGNMELQLDRKIANKRIFPAIDLTSSSTRRDDLLLDEKTLQRMWIMRKYLSDMNPVESMDFVNDRFKKTRNNEEFLISMND
- a CDS encoding M28 family peptidase translates to MKKIVILLLIASAFSCKNAQSVASKDNSDPTKYVNSITAKDLKKMLYIVASDEMEGRETGSKGQKKAGLYMIEQYKKNKISFPKGATDYYQHISAAFLNAKRNENLPDSENIWAYIEGSEKPDEVLVISAHYDHVGIKNGEIYNGADDDGSGTVAVMEIAKAFAKAKKDGHGPKRSILFLHVTGEEHGLHGSRYYSENPLFPIANTISDINIDMIGRRDVEHAKTNNYVYVIGADRLSSDLHNAVVAQNNKYTKLDLDFKFNDPKDPNHFYERSDHYNFAKFGIPAVFFFNGVHEDYHGKGDEPEKIEYDALTKRAQLAFVVAWDLANRENRPVVDKK
- a CDS encoding DUF3667 domain-containing protein; its protein translation is MSHSPIRKDKTCLNCRHVAEQKFCPNCGQENTDSRKTFHHLFVHFFEDLTHYENAFWKTIKNLLFKPATLTKEYLSGKRLSYLAPVRLYIFISFITFLLIAMFPNKVSENLSKSEKDITSNLIKQEKKGKIKTFNDEKIFDLRPMKTIDSIQKYGKESEKFSDFEYWAYEKVVTVTEHNTKREIIEKFIESFLHNIPKILFIIMPFFAFFLWIFHSKKRWYYFDHGIFTLHYFSFLLLIFLILFIVQKLFGLLGENNPVAFIADIINFVGILWMCYYFILHIIVFMENQDLFHLLKVLCYFL
- a CDS encoding dienelactone hydrolase family protein, yielding MKNSALLIFATILFSNTINAQLKPVKYADGSQALNGLSIKPAKKSSNNPGILLLPAWLGIDNASKGIAENLSKLGYTVFIADIYGEGNYPKNTSEAGKQAGFYKTNYEAYQKRINLALQELIKSGANADNIVVIGYCFGGTGVLEAARGHLNVKGVASFHGGLGKDAARPATPITAKVLICHGADDPYVSKEEVTAFQQEMRDSKADWQMIYYADSVHSFTNPEAGNDNSKGAAYNPVAAKRSFEHLKLFLDEVLKK
- a CDS encoding penicillin acylase family protein, whose product is MFTSKILKLAFLFCCITFHISAQKINSKEVSRLEKLAQQTTIIRDNWGIPHIYGKTDSDAVFGLLYAQCEDDFKRIEMNYIEKLGRLSEIKGQAVLYNDLEIKLLIDVNEAKADYKKAPLWLKKLLNSYADAINYYLYKHPEVKPSLLTHFEPWFPLLWTDGSIGAISTADLSTAELKAFYSGNNDKVAYVEREKYVQTGSNGFAFAPSKTADGNAILYINPHTTFYFRPEVQITSEEGLNVYGAVTWGQFFIYQGFNENCGWMHTSSNVDVADMYAEKITNKNGKLFYEFDKKLLPVIEKEITINYTENGKLIPKKFKTYFTNNGPIMAKRDGKWISLKSNNRSMTSLIQSWVRTKSKSFDDYKKAMDLKANTSNNTVYADSKGNIAYWHGNFIPIRDKNLNWSKVVDGSISSTQWKGLHEVNETVHLYNPVNGWLQNCNSTPYSVAGENSPKRENYLPYMAPDGENFRGINAVRIFSKGDKYTLDKVIADGYDSKLSIFEILIPSLVNVFEKNIKSDYNDYNELSEAVTILKNWDYYTKENSVATTLAVEWAYKLDPIILKAYIDEGELDQVENTKQFAKNAGVDQLIPQLQTVLKELKSKWGTWQVAWGDINRFQRSGSAIDLKYDDAKSSLPIGFGPGSWGSLPSFKSSYQNDSKKRYGYNGNSFVCAVEFGPKIKAKSLLAGGNNGDENSKHFTDQAEMYRKGEFKDVLFYKEDVEKNAEKTYHPGE
- a CDS encoding cyanophycinase, whose amino-acid sequence is MKNKFIFRFSSNQFIAFLCLFVFNFLQAQTPKGKLFIIGGGDRSDALMKQVLAVAELSKKDYIVVLPMSSEEPDSSFIFFKTQMVKLTSNPIVMLNFNAATAQNKVLTDSVQKAKLIFISGGDQSRFMNVVQNTPIKTAIQKAYENGSTISGTSAGAAVMSEKMITGNQKLQKEYSGTFDNIRYDNLETSEGLGLLKTAVIDQHFLKRNRYNRLLSALVEFPTLTGIGIDEATAIIVRNNQIEVAGESQVIVIKNPKGIIKSKNNNLISIEKLEVSIYTAGQKFNIK
- a CDS encoding Lrp/AsnC family transcriptional regulator, with protein sequence METLDEFDINIIKELEKDGRMAFSAIAANLKISNTMVHQRINRMIEQGVIAGIKPIIQEKKIGYDWASFTGITLNKDSDSDRIIEALKDIPEITECYYVTGSFTLYIKIIAKNHEHMRRILYEKIDSIPGIAKTDSIIELGCAFKRNITL
- the rocD gene encoding ornithine--oxo-acid transaminase, with protein sequence MIHTENTLSSKSEILIEKENKYGAHNYHPLPVVLERGEGVYVWDVDGKKYYDFLSAYSAVNQGHCHPKIVQAMVDQAQKLTLTSRAFYNDKLGNYEEYVTKYFGFDKVLPMNTGAEAVETALKVCRKWAYEVKGIPENQAQVIVCENNFHGRTTTIISFSNDETARKNFGPFTDGFIKIEYDNLEALEKALESSKNIAGFLVEPIQGEAGVYVPSEGYLAKAKALCEKHNVLFIADEVQTGIARTGKLLAVHHENVQPDILILGKAISGGVYPVSAVLCNDEIMNVIKPGQHGSTFGGNPVAAAVAIAALEVIKEEKLAENAERIGIILRKGLNEIAERNNLITLVRGKGLLNAIVINCGEDSDLAWEICLRFRDNGLLAKPTHGNKIRLAPPLVMTETQIQECLEIIEKSLNDFRD
- a CDS encoding RagB/SusD family nutrient uptake outer membrane protein, which produces MKANKLILFIIFAVFFASCENELNLEPKQREDASVTLSTESGVTNVLTGAYALAANGNAYGGRILLYADLLGVSGVLNTTDLRWRGSFGELRQMYIKSMQSNNIIIEGTYARCYEIINAANTVIENIDKVKDPDKQARMIGEANFLKSLAYFDLVRFFAKPYVSGQANSQLGVVLRPNAIYDFNADLSKERSTVDEVYKVIIDGLNLAYTNLPEENSFYADKYAARALLARVYLQQGNYALARDAANDVIENSGHSLSETYAGAFNHETDKDEDVFAIQITKQTGVNDAVTFYASEDNGGRGGDFTIRDAYLEKFSDPDDRATFNYVNEDNGRLLTSKFTDQFGNVGIIRLAEMYLIRAESNLRAGTALGNTPLDDINIIRTRANADDLATVTIDDILLERELELGMEGFLIHDIRRTKRSIDISTNGDGSNVLPFDADELVFPIPLSETDANKKITQNPGYSS